The genomic region TCACACATCGAAGAGGGAGACACAACATGCACATCCGCCCGCAGGCCCTTGCAGCCTCTTTACTGGTCGCCATGGTGATGGCCCAGCACGCCCAGGCACAGACCACCACCGCACTGCCCGAGGTGAAGGTGAGCGACGGAGCCGACAGCGCCGCCACCGAAGGCTCCGGCCAGTACACAGCGCGCGAGGTGAGCGTGGGCAAGCTGGTGCAGTCGCCCCGCGAAACGCCGCAGTCCATGAGCGTTATCACGCGCCAGCGGCTGGATGACCTGAACATCACCAAACTCGAAGACGCCGTGAAGCAGACCACCGGCGTGAACGTGACGCGGCTGGACGGTGCGGGCAACTACAACACCATCCAGGCCCGCGGGTTCGACATTGGTGCCATCCAGCTGGACGGCATTGCCATCCCGCAGGGTGCCAACTTTGCCACGGCGCTGGACACCGCCATTTACGACCGCATCGAAGTGCTGCGCGGCCCATCCGGCCTGCTGCAGGGCGCAAGTGAGCCGGGCGGCACCATCAACATGGTGCGCAAGCGTGCACGCAGCCCGCTGGGCCTGTCGGCCAACCTGTCCGCAGGCTCGTGGGACATGCGCCGCGCGGATGTAGACATCACCGGGGCGCTCAACGCCACCGGCAGCCTGCGCGGGCGGCTGGTGGTGGTCTCTGACGAGCGCAACAGCTTTGTGGACACGCTGTCCAACAACAAGCAAGCGGGCTACGGCACCGTGGAGCTGGACATCGACGCGGCCACCACGCTGTCGGTGGGCCACACCCGCCAGCGCGTGCGCGCCACCATCGACCAGGGCCTGCCCGCCTATGCCGATGGCCGCCTGCTCGACGTGCCCCGCGCCACCTTTGCCGGGCTGGCACGCAACCAGCAGAACCTGGACACCACCGACACCTTTGCCGAGCTGGAACACCGCCTGGACAACGGTGGGCTGGTGAAGCTGGCGGCGCGGCAGGTGCAGCGCGAATCGTTCTACAGCGCGGCCCGCGCCAACTCGGCCGTGGCCGCCAATGGCAACTACCAGATGCAGACGGTGGACTACCTGCAGGAGAACACCGACCGCAACTACGACGCCTACCTGACCACACCCGTACAGTGGCTGGGCCGCACCCACCGCGTGCTGCTGGGCATGAGCCACAGCCAGAACAGCAGCCTGGGCGGCAACCTGGTGTACGGCCCCACATCCATCGCCAACATTTTTGCCCCCAACTACGCCGCGCCTTATCCCGTGCTGACGCTGCCAGGCTATGACAGCGACACCCGCCGCACCGAGAACGCCATCTACGGCCAAGCCCAGCTGAGCGTGACCGACCGCGCGCGCGTGCTGGTGGGCGGACGCCTGTCTTGGGCCAAGGTAGAGACCGAGCGCCTGAGCGACGGCAAGATCACCTCCACCGCCAACCCGGGGCGGCAGTTCATCCCGTCTGTGGCGGCGCTGTATGACCTGAATGCACAGACCACGGCCTACGCCAGCTATGCCGAGACGATGGTGGTGCAGTCCGCGCTGACCTCGGCCGGCAGCCTGCTGCCCCCGCGCACCGGCTCGCAGGTCGAACTGGGGGTGAAGGGCGAATTCCTGAACAGGCGCCTGCAGGCCCATGCGGCGCTGTTCCGCATCCTTGACAGCGACCGCGCCATTGCCGACCCGGGGGTGGCCACCGCGTCCATACCGGGCGGCAAGGTGCGCAGCCAGGGTCTGGAGATGGAAGTGAGCGGCCAGTTGGCCCCCGGCTGGGATGTGCTGGCGGGCTACGCCTACACCGACACCAGGTACCTGAAAGCCCCTGCTGCGCAGCAAGGCCAGGTGTTCAGCCCTATCACCCCACGCCACAGCCTGAACCTGTCCACCCGCTACGCCTTGCGAAGCCCCGGCCTGCAGGGCTGGAGCGTGGGCGGCGGCGTGGCCTATCGCAGCGAGTTCTACGCACAAAGTGGCGCGCTGCGGCTGATGTCCGGCGACTATGCGGTGCTCAACGCACAGGTGGCCTACCAGATCAACGACCACCTGGGGGTGAGCCTGACGGTGGACAACCTGCTGGACAAAACCTACTACGAAAAAGTGGGCAGCGTGGGCCGCCAGAACTTTTATGGAGAGCCCCGCCGCATCACCGTGGCGCTGAAGGCCCGGTACTAGAACCAGGCCTCACGCGCGGGAAGCTCGCAGGCCTTGCGCCCTTGGGCGCGGGGGGGCGATTACATCGACTCCAAGTGCTTGCGCGCATGCCAGCCCGAGAGGTAGCGCAATACGGCTTCGTGCACAGCTTCCAGGTCCATGCCTTTGATTTTGGTGGTGCCCACCACCAGCTTGTTCTTCTGGGGGCGATAGGTGACACGGCGCAGGTTCGTGTGCGGGGCCTGCAGGCGCGGAGCGGCAGGGTCCAGGTCAAAGGTCATGACCAAGTTGGAGCCATTGACTACGGTAGACGAATAGTCCGCCACGGCGGACCATGGCACCACCTGCGGCCAGCCCGGCACGCGCATGCCCTCGGCCGTAAGCTGCATCACCATGACCGATGAGCGACGCCAGAACAACCAGGCCATGCCCGCCAGCCCACCGAAGCAGGCCAAGGCAATCATCACCACATCCCGCACGCCGGCAAATGACTTACCCGCCACGACGGCCTGCGCGGCAATGGCCACGGCGCTGATCAACGCCACCAGCGCCACCCCACCAAACAACCACACGTTATTGCGGCGCTCATACAACTCGAGCGAGCCCTGCGCTTGCTGCACCGCCTCGGTCAGGTCCTTGCGTACCTGCTCGTTGTGCTCCTGCGCCACGCCCTTGAAGTCGTTCAACAGCCGCGCCTGCAGGCCCTGGCTGTCAGCAAACAGCGAGCGTACCCACGCCAAGGCTTGCGCATCGGGCAGCGTGAGTGCAGCCTGCACCATGGCATCGGTCACAGGCGCATTCACGGCCTTGGCGCGCTCCAGCGTCGGGGGGTGGGTGTCGGTGGGGTGCACGGTGGCCACTTCGGTAGCGAAGTTGGGAGCCGTCAGGCCCTTGGCCTGCACGGCGTCGTGCAGCATCTGCACGACATCGCTGCCCGCCTCCTGGGGGCGGCGGCCAATGTCGCTCAGCACCTCGTACACCACATCGTTCAACGCAGTGACACGCACCAGCGAACGGGCCACTGCCTCGCCGCTCACCAGGCGCGCAGCCACCTGGTCTGCTGCAAACTCGCGCTCACGGCTCCAGTGCTTCACGGCCAAGTCAAAGCGCTCCAGCAGGTATTCGATGAAGCTGGTGGCAGGCAGGTCCATCCAGTCGCTGCTGTCCTTGCGGCCATAAATGGCCTGCAGGTTGGCCACCAGCCCTTGGTAGATGGGCGAGAAGCGCAGGCTGTAGGCCGTGTCAGACCCGGCAAAGTGCCCCAGCTCGTGCGCGAGGATGGCGCTAATTTCATCGCGCTCCAGCAAGGTCAGGTAGGTGAGGGGCAGATACATGGTCTCGCCACGCAGTTCCTGCCCGCTGGGCATCAGGCGCATGGCATGGGCTGTCACGTAGAAGCCATCCGTCAGGCCCACCACCAGATGGGCCGGGGTGGCAGCACCTGCGCCCTGGGCCAGCGTTTCCACATAGGACCAGAGGGCAGGAGCCTCCTGCCGGGACACCGCCACACCCATGACGGTGCTGGGCTCGTCCTGCAACTCGCGCAGCGACTTGTACAGCGCGCGCAGCAAGGTCACGCCACACCACAGCACCGTGCCCGCCACCACCAGAATGATCATCTGGAGTTTCACTTCACCCTTGCTCGCATGGCCGATGACCACCACCTGGTAAGCCACCCCCAGCCGCGCTGCCAGCAGGCCCGCCACCGACACCATGAACAGCCCCATGTGCACCGAAAGGTAGGTGGGCAACAGGCTGCGCCAGCGGGCGAACTGGGCCATGAGCGCATCGCGCGACTGCAAGGCCTTGCGGCCGGCCGTATTCACGCCAAAAAAGCCCACGAGCGCCACCGCGGCGGCCAACAGCCCAGCCCCTACCGCGACCAGACTGCCTGGGCGAACGATCTTGCCCACCAGGTTCTGCGAGTCACTGTCTTCGCGAATCCGCCGCTCAATCTGCTGCAGCCGCGCCTTGGCGACGATGCCACTGAGCGCCCGACCGTCGATCGTGATCTGCGTGCGCGGGTTCTCGCGCAGTGCATCCTGCGCCTGCTGGATCTGCCCGAGCAGTTCCTGATGCTCGGGCGACAGGCCCGGCTGTTCATACTGCCGGTATTCCCACACCCCGATACCAGCCAGCAGCAAAGGAATGCACACAGACCAGAGCACTAGCTTGGCGCTGCTGGGCAGCAGGTTCCACACCCTGCCGACTTTCTCTCCAATTGAAAATGCCATGATGTTTGAGTAATGGTTGAACAGGCTTCCAGGTCCGTCAGCAGCCATCGCAACGCACGCCACGCGGCCCCGTGACGCTGGCCCCGCGCCCGCTCCCTGCCACACCACAGCAAGGCAACAAGCGATAAGGGGCCAACGCCGGGGGGAGTGATGTGCACTGGCACTGCCCGGCCAGCAGGTGCTGCCTCCACGCCAGCGCCTGCGCTACCCCGGCAGACCGCAACGCCTCACGCAATGGAGGAGGTTCGAGGGATGCCGGGCGCGCCGATTCTGCCCACGCCCTGCGCCAAAGCGCCGCAGGCAGCCAGCGAAAGAGAAACCATTTGTGAGTTGTGCGTACTCCGTCACAGAGGCGGGACCAGGGTGTGGGCCGCACGCCACACGTCATGGCGACTTGGCGGGATCGCCACGCATGAAAACATAAAAAGAACCATTCTCATTTAGAATGGAAAGCTTGCGCATGGGCCCGCCCACCGCTGCGCCCTTTGCCCACCGCCCCGCCACCAGGGCCAGGACGAAGGGGCTGAGGTGGAACGGCCTGCGCAAGGCCTGATGCACGTCGTGCGCATCGGGCAGCAAGCCAGCAGTGCAGGCCACGCCCGCTGCAGCCAGCACCCCTGTGTCCAACACCCCTCTTGTGGGGAATGTTCGGCCCTGTCTCTGGCTTGCTTTGCGTGGGTGCTACGGCTTTTGGCTGCGCAATCAACACCCCTGCTCTGCACAGAGCCCGGGCCGGCGCCCCGTGCAGCCGCCGCCACCATGCTTTCGCCCACCGCCCTGCGCCGCTGGTCCTGGACCCACAAATGGTCCAGCCTGGTCTGCACCCTTTTCATGCTGCTGCTGTGCATCACCGGGCTGCCGCTCATCTTTCACCATGAGATCGGCCATGTGCTGGGCACCGAGGTGGAAGCGCCCCCCATGCCTGCGGGCACCCCGCGCGCCAGCCTAGACCAGGTGCTGACCTCCGCACGGGCCGAGTACCCCGATCGGGTAGTGCAGTTCGCCTCGCAGTCGGACGAAGACGATGCCCTGTGGTTCGTCACCCTCACCCCTACGCCTGCCCCCACCGAAGATTTCAAATCCATCGCCGTGGATGGCCGCACCGCGCAGGTGCTGGCGCGGCGGCCGGTGGATCAGGGATTCATGTATGTGATGTTCCGCCTGCATGTGGACCTGTTTGCCGGGCTGGCGGGCAAGCTGTTCCTGGGGCTGATGGGTTTGCTGCTGCTGGTGGCCATCGTCACCGGTGTGGTGCTGTATGCGCCCTTCATGCGCAAGCTGGCGTTTGGTGAGGTGCGGCGCACCAAGTCGCCCAGGCTGAAGTGGCTGGACCTGCACAACCTGCTGGGCATCGTCACCGTGGTGTGGGCGCTGGTGGTGGGTGGCACCGGCATGATCAACACCTGGGCCGACCTGATGATCAAGTACTGGCAGCACGACAAGCTCTCGGCCCTGCTGGCACCCTATGCGGGCCAGCCCACGGTGCCTGCCGCCGAGCGCAGCGCACTGCAGCCCGCGCTGGAGGCCGCACTGGCACATGCGCCGGGCATGAAGCTATCGTTCATTGCCTTCCCGGGCACCGCGTTTTCCAGCCCACACCACAACACCTTCTTCCTGCGGGGCAACACACCGCTGACCTCGCGCCTGCTGCAGCCGGTGCTGGTGGATGCACGCACAGCCCAGGTCACCGCCGCGCCGCAACTGCCGTGGTACCTCACGGCCCTGCTGGTCTCGCAACCCCTGCACTTTGGCGACTACGGCGGCATGCCCATGAAGGTGCTGTGGGCCCTGCTGGACATTGCCACCATCGTGGTGCTGGGCAGTGGCTTGTACCTGTGGCTGCGCCGCAGGGCACCCGCTACGGCGGGGAGCAACGCCGCCCAGCCGGGCGCGCCCACCGCGCCTGCTGCCTCAGCGCAAGGAGCCTCCGCATGAAGGCGCCATCTCCCTTCTGGGCCCTGTGGGGCTGGCCCATCGTCCTGGCCGTGCTCACGGCCACAGGCCTTGTCAGCGCGCTGGTGTCGGACACCTGGGGCGACTGGTGGGCCTGGTGTGCACTGGGCCTGCCCACGCTGGTGATGGGCTGGCACGCCTGGCCCCGCAAGCGCTCCCGATCTCAAGACGCCCCGCGCTGAAGCCCTGTACCCACGGTGCCCTCTGTACGTCTCTGCCCTCCTGCCTTGATTTTTCCAACCCTGACCTGAGCCAACTTTTCATGCACAGCCAACACCGTACCCTGATCCGCCCCGTGGCACTTGCCGCCGCCCTCACTTGCATGCTGGCATGGCCCGTTGCCCACGCGCAAGGAGCCGCCGACACATCAGCGACGCCCCCTTCCGGGACGAGCACCCAGGCCGACAAGAGCCTGTCCACCGTCACCGTCAACGCCAGTGCCGACGCATCAGCCCAAGGCCTGTCTCCCGCCTACCCCGGCGGCCAGGTAGCGCGCGGCGCGCGTGCGGGCATTCTGGGCACGCGCGATGCGATGGACACGCCGTTCTCCGCCATCAGCTACACCAACGAATTGATCCTGGACCGCCACGCCCGTAGCGTGGGCGATGTGCTGCAGAACGACCCCACCGTGCGCGTGGCGCGTGGTTTCGGCAACTTCCAGGAGTCGTACTTCATTCGCGGCTTTTTGCTCGATTCGGACGACACCGCGTTCAACGGCCTGTACAGCCTGCTGCCCCGCCAGTACATCGCCACCGAGCTGTTCGAGCGGGTGGAAGTGCTGCGCGGCGCATCGGCCTTTTTGAACGGTGCCAGCCCCGCAGGGGGAGGCATTGGGGGCAGCATCAACCTGCTGCCCAAGCGTGCGCCCAACGAGCCATTGAACCGCGTGAGCTTTGGCGTGGGCAGCGGCGGCAGCACCCAGCTGGCGGCAGACATTGCCCGCCGCTTTGGGCCGGATGGCAGCACCGGCGTGCGCCTGAACGCTGCTACCCACAGCGGCGGCACCGCCATCAACGACGAAGACGCCAAACTGGGCCTGCTGGCCGTGGGGCTGGACTGGCGCAGCCGCGATGTGCGCCTGTCGGGCGACATCGGCTGGCAGGACCACAAGCTCAAGCGCACCCGCACCAACGTGACGCTGGGCGCCAATGTGACCAGCGTGCCCGCCGTGCCCGACAACCAGAGCAACTACGCCCAGCCCTGGAGCTACTCGAACGAGCGCGACACCTTCGGCACCTTCCGTGGCGAGTGGGACATCACGCCAGACATGACCGCCTGGGCCGCCGCTGGCGCGCGCCGCAGCGACGAGGCCAACTCGCTGGCCAACATCACCGTCAACAACGGCAGCACGGGCGCTGCCACCACCTACCGCTTTGACAACACGCGCAAGGACAGCGTCAACACCGGCGAACTGGGCGTGCGCGGCAAGCTGCAGACCGGCAGCGTGGGGCACGAATGGGTGGCCACGGCGTCGCTGTTCGACTTTGAGAAGAAGAACGCCTACGCCATGGACTGGCGCAACACGCTGGACACCAACCTGTACGGACCGGTGTCCACCAACCTGCCCGCCTTCAGTGGCAACACGCTGTACGGTGGCGATCTGGCCAACCCGCTGCGCACCGGCACCACGCGGCTGACGAGCTTTGCCGTGGGCGACACCCTGTCGCTGCTGGACAAGCGCCTGCTGCTCACCGCAGGCCTGCGCCACCAGAAGATCAACATTGCCAACTACCTGTATGCCAACGGATCCCTCACCGACCGTTATGAGCAAAGCCGCACCAGCCCCCTGCTGGCGGCGGTGTACAAGCTGGACAAAAGCCTGTCGCTGTACGCCAACTATGTCGAAGGACTGAGCCAGGGGCAAACCGCGCCCAGCACGGCGGCCAACCGGGGCGAGATGCTCAAGCCCTACGTGGCCAAGCAAAAGGAAGTGGGCGTGAAGTACGACGCGGGCCGCGTGGCGGGCAGCCTGGCCTTCTTCAGCACCGACAAGCCTCGCGCCTTCTTGAACACCAGCAATGTGTTCGGCACCTACGGCAAAGACCGCCACCAGGGCCTGGAACTGGCCGTGCAGGGCGAAGCCACCAAGGGCCTGCGCGTGCTGGGCGGCCTGACCTGGCTGGACGCCAAGCAGCAAGCCACAGGCTCTGCCACCACCGATGGCAAGCGCGTGATTGGCGTGCCCGAAGTGCAAGCCAATATCGGCGCGGAGTGGGATGTGCCCGGCGTGCCCGGCCTTGCCGTAGACGGCCGCCTGGTGCACACCGGATCAAGCTACGCCAACGCGACCAACACCCTCAAGGTGGGCGGCTGGAACCGGCTGGACCTGGGCGTGCGCTATCTGACGGAAGTGCAAGGCAAGCTCGTCACCCTGCGCCTGCGCATCGACAACGTGGCCGACAAGAGCTACTGGGCCTCGGTGGGTGGATATCCCGGATCAGGCTACCTGACAGTGAGCGCACCACGCACCGTGAGCCTGAGCGCCAGCGTGGATTTCTGACTCTGCTGCGCTGCGGCCCATCCGCCTGCAGATAACTGCCCGCTTCGCCATCTAACGTGACACCGACGCGCCCCTGACCTGAGGGGCGCGCACCACGCCCAAGCTAAGCATCAAAGCAAAAGCAGCCACCAGCGCCTATCCCATAAGCGCAGGCAGCTATCAAAACATGAGCATTTTCGCCCCCGCCACCGTGGGGCTGGATGTGCTCACCCTGAGATTTCTGAAACCCGTTCTGTTCAACCTACTGTAAGGAGCTGACCGCCATGAACCATCGTATGAACCCACCCACCCGCACCCTGCTGATCGCCGCCCTGCTGGCCACCACTGGCCTGGCCGCCCAGGCCCACCAGGTGTGGCTGGAGCACACCGGCGGCCAGGCCCGGCTGCACTTTGGCGAATACAACGACAACGTGCGCGAGACCTCGCCCGGCCTGCTCGACAAGTTCAAGGGCGTACCCGTGCTGGAGCAATCGGTGGCCGGTGCCACCGAGCGGGTGCAAGGTCAGCTCACCAAGGAAGCCTTCAGCTACGCCACAGCGCCCAACGCAGACACCCTGTTTGCCCACCCAGCTTACCCCGTGATCGACCGCACCAAGGCCAACCTGCCCCCGCTGCTGTGGAAGCCCACCGCCCGCTGGGTGGCCAGCCTGGCCAAACCCGTGACACCCACGGCTGCACTGGACCTGGTGCCCACCGGTAAACCCGGCCAGCTCAAGGTCGTGTTCAACGGAGCCCCTCTGCCCAAGGCCAAGGTGGAGCTGGTGTCCCCCTCCGGCTGGTCGCGCGAAGCTACCAGCGGCGAGGACGGCACCGTCACCTTCGCCCTGCCGTGGAAGGGCCAGTACGTGGCCGAGGTCAAGCACACCGACAAGACGCCCGGCGAGGCGCAAGGCCAGAAGTACGGCGAGGTCAGCCACCTCATCACCCTGAGCTTTGTGCAGGCCGAGGGCATGGCATCGCCCGCGCTGCCCGCACCGCACGCGCACTGAAGGAGCCTCCAGCGCTTTCCAATCAAGCGCTGGCAGCTACTGATTCGATAGCAATTCCATTTCCTCGCGCTCTTCACCGAGACATCCGATGTAACACCATGACCTTCTCCACCTCTGCCCTTTCCCCCTCCGCCAGTACTGCACGGCCCGTGCTGACCGCCGTGGCCTACGCCACGCTGCTGATGTGCGCCTGCGCTGCCCATGCGCAAAGCGCTGACGCACCCGCCGCCACGACAAACGCCGCAGCGGCTGACAAGACCCTGCCCTCCATCACCATCCAGGCCGCCCCGGGCGGCGGTGAAACAGCCACATCGCCCGTCACCGGCTTTGTGGCCAAGCGTGCCCTGAGTGCGACCAAGACCGACACCCCCCTGCTCGAAACCCCGCAGGCCATCAGCGTGGTGACACGCGACCAGATAGAGGCCCAGGGTGCGCAGACGCTGCGCCAGGTCACCGCCTACACCGCCGGGGCAGTGTCCAACTACTTCGACAGCCGTGTGGACGCCTTCAAGGCTCGGGGCAGCGACGTGACGCAGTACCAGGACGGCTTGCTGCGCACCTACGGCACCTACAACAACAGCCGACCCGACCCCTACACGCTGGAGCGCGTGGAGTTTCTGCGCGGCCCCACCTCGGTGCTGTATGGGCAGGGCAGCGTGGGCGGCGTGCTCAACCTCACCAGCAAGCGCCCCCAGGCTGAGCCCCTGCGCGAAGTGCAGGTGCAACTGGGCAATTACAGCCGCAAGCAGATTGCCACCGACCTTACCGGTGCGCTGGACCAGGACGGGCAATGGCTCTACCGCCTGGTGGCCATTGGGCGCGACAGTGGCAGCCAGGTGGACCATGTGGACGACAACCGCGTAGTGCTGATGCCATCGCTCACCTGGAAGCCCAGCGCCTCCACATCGCTCACCCTGCAAGGCCTGCACCAGAAGGACAAGAGCGGCTCGCTGATCGGCTTCTTCCCCTGGCAGGGCACACAGTTGCCCAGCCGCTATGGGCAGATTCCGACCAACACCTTCATCAGCGAGCCGGGCTGGGACGCCTACGACACCACCAACAACTCCTGGGGCTACCTCTTCAGCCACGAGTTCAACAGCGACTGGAACTTGCGCCAGAACCTGCGCCGCACCGTGAGCGAAGTGGACTACCGCACCATCTACACCAGCTTCAAGGCCAACGCGGCTACGGGCCGCCCGGCCCGCCCCGTTTTCAACAGCGATGGCCGCACGGTGGTGCGCGATGCTGCGTGGCAGTTCAACACCGGCCGCATGCTGCTGATCGACACGCAACTGGAAGGCAAGCTCAAGGCGGGCGATACCAGCCACACCCTGCTTGCGGGCATCGACATCCAGCGCAACCACACGGGGCAAAAGTCATGGAGCTCTGTCATTTCATCCATCGACGTCTACAACCCCGTCTACGGCAACTTCACCCCACCCACGGCATCGCAACTGGTGCGCCAACCCAGCGTGGAGCAAAAGCAGCTCGGCTTTTACGCGCAAGACCAGATCAAGTGGGACCGCTGGACCGCCACCCTGGGCCTGCGCCACGACAGTGCCAAGACCGACACCGAGGGCCGCCCCGCCGCCGCGGTGGACGACAAGGCCTGGACCAAACGCGCTGGCCTGACCTATCAGCTGGACGGCGGATGGGCACCGTATGTGGGCTATTCCGAGTCTTTCCAGCCCTTGGGCGGTGCGGACGTGTATGGCACGCCCTACAAACCGCAGCGCGGTGAACAGTGGGAAGCGGGGGTGAAATGGCAACCCGCAGGGCGCGGCATATCGGCCTACGCCGCCGTATACACCCTGCGCGAAAAGAACCGCAAGACCAGCGACCCGACCAATCCGCTCAACAGCCTGCAGATTGGCGAGACCAAGACCAACGGCTTTGAGGCTGAAGTGCAGGCCAGCCTGGCCAGGCAGTGGGACTTCACCCTGGCCTATGCCTACACCGATGCCAAGGTCACGCGCAGCAATGCGGGTGACCAGGGGCAACCTGTGGCAGGCGTATCCAAAAACACCGCTTCCGCCTGGATCAGCCACCGCTTTGCCGCAGAGGGGCGTGGCGGCTGGACGGTGGGCGCAGGGCTGCGCTACACCGGCTCGCAATGGACGGGTACCTCGGCCGTCACCACACCAGCATCCACCATTGCCGACGCCATGGTGGCCTACGACGCAGGCGACTGGCGTGTGGCGTTCAACGTGGTCAACCTGACCGACAAGGTGCAGATCACCCAGTGCCTGGCGCGGGGCGACTGCTTCTACGGCCAGGCGCGTACCTACACGCTCACGTCCACCTACCGGTTCTGACGCTGCTTGAAGCCTGCATGAGGCGCAGCGAGCCCTGAGCGGAAATCGCTGCACAGCACACAGACCACATCGGCGGGCCGCAGCCCTTGCGGGCCCGCCATTTTTTCATCGACGCGCACTTTCACCCTTTCCATCCACCCGACCCATGTAATGCCATGACCCGTTACCCTCTTTCGCGCCCTGCGCACCCCGCACTGACTGCGGTGGCACAAGCTGCGCTGGCGCTGCTGTGCGCCAGCGCAGCACATGCACAGACATCCAGCGCCGAGGCTTCCACAGCCGACAAGGCCCTGCCCTCCATCACCGTCAACGCCGCCCCCAGCGGCGGAGAAACTGCCACATCGCCCGTGACCGGCTTTGTGGCCAAACGTGCCTTGAGCGCCACCAAGACCGATACGCCCCTGCTCGAGACTCCGCAGGCCATCAGCGTGGTGACCCGCGATGAAATGGAAGCCCAGGGCTCTCAGACCCTGCGGCAAACCACCGCCTACACGGC from Acidovorax sp. DW039 harbors:
- a CDS encoding TonB-dependent siderophore receptor, with protein sequence MTFSTSALSPSASTARPVLTAVAYATLLMCACAAHAQSADAPAATTNAAAADKTLPSITIQAAPGGGETATSPVTGFVAKRALSATKTDTPLLETPQAISVVTRDQIEAQGAQTLRQVTAYTAGAVSNYFDSRVDAFKARGSDVTQYQDGLLRTYGTYNNSRPDPYTLERVEFLRGPTSVLYGQGSVGGVLNLTSKRPQAEPLREVQVQLGNYSRKQIATDLTGALDQDGQWLYRLVAIGRDSGSQVDHVDDNRVVLMPSLTWKPSASTSLTLQGLHQKDKSGSLIGFFPWQGTQLPSRYGQIPTNTFISEPGWDAYDTTNNSWGYLFSHEFNSDWNLRQNLRRTVSEVDYRTIYTSFKANAATGRPARPVFNSDGRTVVRDAAWQFNTGRMLLIDTQLEGKLKAGDTSHTLLAGIDIQRNHTGQKSWSSVISSIDVYNPVYGNFTPPTASQLVRQPSVEQKQLGFYAQDQIKWDRWTATLGLRHDSAKTDTEGRPAAAVDDKAWTKRAGLTYQLDGGWAPYVGYSESFQPLGGADVYGTPYKPQRGEQWEAGVKWQPAGRGISAYAAVYTLREKNRKTSDPTNPLNSLQIGETKTNGFEAEVQASLARQWDFTLAYAYTDAKVTRSNAGDQGQPVAGVSKNTASAWISHRFAAEGRGGWTVGAGLRYTGSQWTGTSAVTTPASTIADAMVAYDAGDWRVAFNVVNLTDKVQITQCLARGDCFYGQARTYTLTSTYRF